Proteins from a single region of Macaca thibetana thibetana isolate TM-01 chromosome 4, ASM2454274v1, whole genome shotgun sequence:
- the PSMG4 gene encoding proteasome assembly chaperone 4 isoform X2 → MEGLVAAAGGDVSLHNFSARLWEQLVHFHVMRLTDSLFLWVGATPHLRNLAVAMCSRYDSIPVSTSLLGDTSDTTSTGLAQRLARKTNKQVFVSYNLQNTDSNFALLVENRIKEEMEAFPEKF, encoded by the exons ATGGAGGGGCTGGTTGCCGCCGCCGGCGGGGACGTCTCCCTGCACAACTTCAGCGCCAGGCTGTGGGAGCAGCTGGTCCACTTCCACGTCATGCGGCTGACGGACTCGCTGTTCCTGTGGGTGGGGGCCACGCCGCACCTGCGCAACCTGGCGGTGGCCATGTGCAGCCGCTAC gaCTCCATCCCCGTGTCTACCTCCCTCCTCGGAGACACTTCCGACACGACCTCTACTGGCCTTGCCCAGCGCCTAG ccAGGAAGACCAACAAACAGGTGTTTGTCAGCTATAACCTCCAGAACACAGACAGTAACTTCGCATTACTTGTAGAAAACAGGATCAAGGAAGAGATGGAGGCTTTTCCTGAAAAGTTCTAG
- the PSMG4 gene encoding proteasome assembly chaperone 4 isoform X1 encodes MEGLVAAAGGDVSLHNFSARLWEQLVHFHVMRLTDSLFLWVGATPHLRNLAVAMCSRYDSIPVSTSLLGDTSDTTSTGLAQRLGTYPQLVLHGQPGGSPTL; translated from the exons ATGGAGGGGCTGGTTGCCGCCGCCGGCGGGGACGTCTCCCTGCACAACTTCAGCGCCAGGCTGTGGGAGCAGCTGGTCCACTTCCACGTCATGCGGCTGACGGACTCGCTGTTCCTGTGGGTGGGGGCCACGCCGCACCTGCGCAACCTGGCGGTGGCCATGTGCAGCCGCTAC gaCTCCATCCCCGTGTCTACCTCCCTCCTCGGAGACACTTCCGACACGACCTCTACTGGCCTTGCCCAGCGCCTAGGTACGTACCCACAGCTGGTGCTGCATGGCCAGCCAGGCGGGAGCCCCACTCTTTAG